In Sorghum bicolor cultivar BTx623 chromosome 8, Sorghum_bicolor_NCBIv3, whole genome shotgun sequence, one genomic interval encodes:
- the LOC110429746 gene encoding nuclear pore complex protein NUP98A-like isoform X4, translating to MFGSTNPFGQSSTNAFGQTSFGTPQGFGQSSTAANNPFAPKPFGSPTTTFGAQTGSSLFATTSTGAFGQQQSTPAFGTTSTGAFGQQQSTPTFGTPSSSPFGSSTPAFGASPTPAFGATSSGSLFGQKPSFGGFGSSPSQPSPFGSTFQQTQPTFGSTTFGASTTPAFGTTTTPAFGTTTTPAFGATTTPAFGSTSTSLFGASSTPAFGSTAFGTSATGFGTSGTTAFGVNSTTQGFGSSSTSAFSFGSSPSFGQTTVSSGSTPFGATPSPFGAPAPAFGSQTAAPAFGQPQFANQAGGTRIKPYAQTPDVDSATSGTQPAAKLDSISAMPEYKDKSHEELRWEDYQRGDKGGPNPSGTPAAAPSFPSSQQNAFAPTSNPFNPPATNTFSTINPFAPKPAPTSTSPFNTSFNNASSSPFTSSTSTTMFGQTGVSTFPASTSPSLFGNTNTASGTSSLFGTSMTNNPSPFGTGSSLANTQSAPLFSSSFAQPLSSTPAFSSGSLFGSTNPGNLFSSSGPSLFSTPTFQPSAAAQSSNMFSFQPPIQPAVSTGGFPGFSSTTNQALIGQPTSQSSMVMQPAPISNPFGMLPAMPQMSIGNGGSSPSVQYGISSLPVAEKPLQSRALSMAVPRHLSQRRIKLLPRKYNTISDGKVPFFADDEESPTPKADAFFIPRENPRNLVIRPIEQWPSRRETDRQSTLKNATDLNKYEAGLLQWKMTISMRPGPWLSMGMAILLQLRGCCLNFHVQITSQSLV from the exons ATGTTCGGCTCCACCAACC CATTCGGGCAGTCGTCCACCAACGCATTTGGCCAGACCTCGTTTGGAACTCCGCAGGGATTCGGCCAGTCTTCCACTGCTGCCAACAATCCCTTTGCCCCAAAACCGTTTGGCAGCCCGACCACTACTTTTGGGGCACAGACTGGAAGCTCACTCTTTGCAACTACATCTACCGGTGCCTTTGGCCAGCAGCAATCCACTCCCGCATTTGGTACAACATCCACTGGTGCCTTTGGCCAGCAGCAATCCACTCCCACATTTGGCACTCCATCCTCCTCTCCGTTCGGGAGCTCTACACCAGCCTTCGGTGCATCCCCCACTCCTGCCTTTGGTGCGACATCATCTG GATCTTTGTTTGGACAGAAGCCAAGTTTTGGGGGTTTTGGATCATCTCCTAGCCAGCCAAGTCCTTTTGGTAGCACGTTCCAGCAAACACAACCAACATTTGGCAGCACCACTTTTGGTGCATCAACTACGCCGGCATTTGGTACGACGACTACGCCGGCATTTGGCACCACAACTACACCGGCTTTCGGTGCCACGACTACCCCAGCATTTGGTTCAACATCAACGTCTTTATTTGGTGCTTCTAGCACCCCAGCATTTGGTTCTACTGCCTTTGGTACATCTGCTACTGGTTTTGGAACTTCAGGGACCACAGCATTTGGTGTGAATAGTACTACTCAGGGTTTTGGATCTTCAAGCACAAGCGCCTTCAGTTTTGGCTCTTCACCATCTTTTGGACAAACAACAGTTTCCTCTGGTAGCACTCCCTTTGGAGCAACTCCATCGCCTTTTGGTGCACCAGCTCCTGCATTTG GCTCACAGACAGCAGCACCAGCTTTTGGGCAACCACAATTTGCTAATCAAGCTGGAGGAACCAGAATAAAACCTTATGCTCAAACACCAGATGTTGACAGTGCTACCAGTGGTACTCAGCCTGCTGCAAAACTTGATTCCATCTCAGCGATGCCTGAATACAAAGACAAGAGTCACGAAGAATTGAGGTGGGAAGACTATCAGCGTGGAGACAAGG GTGGACCAAACCCTTCTGGAACTCCAGCAGCGGCACCTAGCTTTCCATCATCGCAACAGAATGCTTTTGCTCCAACAAGCAATCCATTTAACCCGCCTGCGACAAACACATTTTCAACAATCAATCCATTTGCTCCTAAGCCTGCTCCAACTAGTACTTCACCATTCAACACCTCATTTAACAATGCATCTTCGAGCCCATTCACATCATCCACTAGTACCACAATGTTTGGGCAAACAGGTGTTTCTACATTTCCAGCAAGTACTTCGCCATCATTATTTGGAAATACCAATACTGCTTCTGGTACATCGTCCTTATTTGGTACATCAATGACGAATAATCCAAGTCCATTCGGCACTGGCTCATCATTAGCTAACACTCAATCAGCCCCACTATTTTCCTCATCATTTGCTCAACCACTATCAAGTACACCGGCTTTCTCCTCTGGGAGCCTATTCGGTTCAACTAATCCTGGCAATCTGTTTAGCAGCAGCGGGCCTTCACTTTTTTCAACA CCAACATTTCAGCCATCTGCCGCTGCTCAATCTTCAAACATGTTCTCCTTCCAACCTCCGATTCAACCAG CAGTTTCTACAGGTGGATTCCCTGGTTTTTCCAGCACTACGAATCAGGCCTTGATTGGACAGCC AACTAGCCAGTCCAGTATGGTCATGCAGCCTGCTCCTATTTCAAATCCATTTGGGATGCTTCCAGCAATGCCTCAAATGTCTATTGGAAATGGTGGATCTTCACCATCAGTTCAATATGGGATATCAAGTTTGCCG GTTGCTGAGAAGCCTCTTCAAAGTAGAGCATTGTCCATGGCGGTTCCTAGGCATTTGTCACAGAGAAGGATAAAACTGCTGCCGAGAAAATATAATACAATATCTGATGGCAAG GTTCCATTCTTTGCTGATGATGAAGAATCTCCAACACCGAAGGCAGATGCTTTTTTCATCCCTAGAGAGAACCCAAGGAATCTGGTAATTCGTCCAATTGAGCAGTGGCCTTCGCGGAGAGAAACTGATCGGCAGTCAACTTTGAAGAATGCTACTGATTTGAATAAATATGAAG CAGGACTCCTGCAGTGGAAAATGACAATCAGCATGAGGCCAGGGCCATGGCTCAGCATGGGAATGGCAATATTACTTCAGTTGAGAGGCTGTTGCCTAAACTTCCACGTGCAGATTACTTCACAGAGCCTAGTATAG
- the LOC110429746 gene encoding nuclear pore complex protein NUP98A-like isoform X1 yields MFGSTNPFGQSSTNAFGQTSFGTPQGFGQSSTAANNPFAPKPFGSPTTTFGAQTGSSLFATTSTGAFGQQQSTPAFGTTSTGAFGQQQSTPTFGTPSSSPFGSSTPAFGASPTPAFGATSSGSLFGQKPSFGGFGSSPSQPSPFGSTFQQTQPTFGSTTFGASTTPAFGTTTTPAFGTTTTPAFGATTTPAFGSTSTSLFGASSTPAFGSTAFGTSATGFGTSGTTAFGVNSTTQGFGSSSTSAFSFGSSPSFGQTTVSSGSTPFGATPSPFGAPAPAFGSQTAAPAFGQPQFANQAGGTRIKPYAQTPDVDSATSGTQPAAKLDSISAMPEYKDKSHEELRWEDYQRGDKGGPNPSGTPAAAPSFPSSQQNAFAPTSNPFNPPATNTFSTINPFAPKPAPTSTSPFNTSFNNASSSPFTSSTSTTMFGQTGVSTFPASTSPSLFGNTNTASGTSSLFGTSMTNNPSPFGTGSSLANTQSAPLFSSSFAQPLSSTPAFSSGSLFGSTNPGNLFSSSGPSLFSTPTFQPSAAAQSSNMFSFQPPIQPAVSTGGFPGFSSTTNQALIGQPTSQSSMVMQPAPISNPFGMLPAMPQMSIGNGGSSPSVQYGISSLPVAEKPLQSRALSMAVPRHLSQRRIKLLPRKYNTISDGKVPFFADDEESPTPKADAFFIPRENPRNLVIRPIEQWPSRRETDRQSTLKNATDLNKYEGKSFDYSTGFHINSPQQGHQRGKSAMSPSSRTPAVENDNQHEARAMAQHGNGNITSVERLLPKLPRADYFTEPSIEELAAKERAEAGYCGSVRDFVVGRHGYGSIKFLGVTDVRCLDLESIVEFNNREVIVYKDDSKKPPVGEGLNKAAEVTLLNIKCINKKTGEQYCEGARVERYREMLVKKAEEQGAEFVSFDAAKGEWKFRVKHFSAYGLW; encoded by the exons ATGTTCGGCTCCACCAACC CATTCGGGCAGTCGTCCACCAACGCATTTGGCCAGACCTCGTTTGGAACTCCGCAGGGATTCGGCCAGTCTTCCACTGCTGCCAACAATCCCTTTGCCCCAAAACCGTTTGGCAGCCCGACCACTACTTTTGGGGCACAGACTGGAAGCTCACTCTTTGCAACTACATCTACCGGTGCCTTTGGCCAGCAGCAATCCACTCCCGCATTTGGTACAACATCCACTGGTGCCTTTGGCCAGCAGCAATCCACTCCCACATTTGGCACTCCATCCTCCTCTCCGTTCGGGAGCTCTACACCAGCCTTCGGTGCATCCCCCACTCCTGCCTTTGGTGCGACATCATCTG GATCTTTGTTTGGACAGAAGCCAAGTTTTGGGGGTTTTGGATCATCTCCTAGCCAGCCAAGTCCTTTTGGTAGCACGTTCCAGCAAACACAACCAACATTTGGCAGCACCACTTTTGGTGCATCAACTACGCCGGCATTTGGTACGACGACTACGCCGGCATTTGGCACCACAACTACACCGGCTTTCGGTGCCACGACTACCCCAGCATTTGGTTCAACATCAACGTCTTTATTTGGTGCTTCTAGCACCCCAGCATTTGGTTCTACTGCCTTTGGTACATCTGCTACTGGTTTTGGAACTTCAGGGACCACAGCATTTGGTGTGAATAGTACTACTCAGGGTTTTGGATCTTCAAGCACAAGCGCCTTCAGTTTTGGCTCTTCACCATCTTTTGGACAAACAACAGTTTCCTCTGGTAGCACTCCCTTTGGAGCAACTCCATCGCCTTTTGGTGCACCAGCTCCTGCATTTG GCTCACAGACAGCAGCACCAGCTTTTGGGCAACCACAATTTGCTAATCAAGCTGGAGGAACCAGAATAAAACCTTATGCTCAAACACCAGATGTTGACAGTGCTACCAGTGGTACTCAGCCTGCTGCAAAACTTGATTCCATCTCAGCGATGCCTGAATACAAAGACAAGAGTCACGAAGAATTGAGGTGGGAAGACTATCAGCGTGGAGACAAGG GTGGACCAAACCCTTCTGGAACTCCAGCAGCGGCACCTAGCTTTCCATCATCGCAACAGAATGCTTTTGCTCCAACAAGCAATCCATTTAACCCGCCTGCGACAAACACATTTTCAACAATCAATCCATTTGCTCCTAAGCCTGCTCCAACTAGTACTTCACCATTCAACACCTCATTTAACAATGCATCTTCGAGCCCATTCACATCATCCACTAGTACCACAATGTTTGGGCAAACAGGTGTTTCTACATTTCCAGCAAGTACTTCGCCATCATTATTTGGAAATACCAATACTGCTTCTGGTACATCGTCCTTATTTGGTACATCAATGACGAATAATCCAAGTCCATTCGGCACTGGCTCATCATTAGCTAACACTCAATCAGCCCCACTATTTTCCTCATCATTTGCTCAACCACTATCAAGTACACCGGCTTTCTCCTCTGGGAGCCTATTCGGTTCAACTAATCCTGGCAATCTGTTTAGCAGCAGCGGGCCTTCACTTTTTTCAACA CCAACATTTCAGCCATCTGCCGCTGCTCAATCTTCAAACATGTTCTCCTTCCAACCTCCGATTCAACCAG CAGTTTCTACAGGTGGATTCCCTGGTTTTTCCAGCACTACGAATCAGGCCTTGATTGGACAGCC AACTAGCCAGTCCAGTATGGTCATGCAGCCTGCTCCTATTTCAAATCCATTTGGGATGCTTCCAGCAATGCCTCAAATGTCTATTGGAAATGGTGGATCTTCACCATCAGTTCAATATGGGATATCAAGTTTGCCG GTTGCTGAGAAGCCTCTTCAAAGTAGAGCATTGTCCATGGCGGTTCCTAGGCATTTGTCACAGAGAAGGATAAAACTGCTGCCGAGAAAATATAATACAATATCTGATGGCAAG GTTCCATTCTTTGCTGATGATGAAGAATCTCCAACACCGAAGGCAGATGCTTTTTTCATCCCTAGAGAGAACCCAAGGAATCTGGTAATTCGTCCAATTGAGCAGTGGCCTTCGCGGAGAGAAACTGATCGGCAGTCAACTTTGAAGAATGCTACTGATTTGAATAAATATGAAGGTAAATCTTTTGATTACAGTACTGGATTTCATATAAATAGTCCCCAGCAAGGGCATCAGCGTGGTAAGTCTGCTATGTCACCAAGCAGCAGGACTCCTGCAGTGGAAAATGACAATCAGCATGAGGCCAGGGCCATGGCTCAGCATGGGAATGGCAATATTACTTCAGTTGAGAGGCTGTTGCCTAAACTTCCACGTGCAGATTACTTCACAGAGCCTAGTATAGAGGAGCTTGCAGCCAAAGAACGTGCGGAGGCAGGCTACTGCGGTTCGGTGAGGGACTTTGTTGTGGGGCGACATGGCTATGGCAGCATCAAGTTTCTGGGAGTGACGGACGTGAGGTGCCTGGATCTGGAGTCAATAGTGGAGTTCAACAACCGGGAGGTGATTGTGTACAAGGACGACAGCAAGAAGCCCCCTGTTGGTGAGGGGCTGAACAAGGCTGCGGAGGTGACTCTACTGAACATCAAGTGCATAAACAAGAAGACTGGGGAGCAGTACTGCGAGGGGGCAAGGGTGGAGAGGTACAGGGAGATGCTggtgaagaaggcggaggagcagGGCGCGGAGTTTGTGTCCTTTGACGCTGCCAAGGGAGAGTGGAAGTTCAGGGTGAAGCACTTCAGCGCCTATGGGCTTTGGTGA
- the LOC110429746 gene encoding nuclear pore complex protein NUP98B-like isoform X3 has product MFGSTNPFGQSSTNAFGQTSFGTPQGFGQSSTAANNPFAPKPFGSPTTTFGAQTGSSLFATTSTGAFGQQQSTPAFGTTSTGAFGQQQSTPTFGTPSSSPFGSSTPAFGASPTPAFGATSSGSLFGQKPSFGGFGSSPSQPSPFGSTFQQTQPTFGSTTFGASTTPAFGTTTTPAFGTTTTPAFGATTTPAFGSTSTSLFGASSTPAFGSTAFGTSATGFGTSGTTAFGVNSTTQGFGSSSTSAFSFGSSPSFGQTTVSSGSTPFGATPSPFGAPAPAFGSQTAAPAFGQPQFANQAGGTRIKPYAQTPDVDSATSGTQPAAKLDSISAMPEYKDKSHEELRWEDYQRGDKGGPNPSGTPAAAPSFPSSQQNAFAPTSNPFNPPATNTFSTINPFAPKPAPTSTSPFNTSFNNASSSPFTSSTSTTMFGQTGVSTFPASTSPSLFGNTNTASGTSSLFGTSMTNNPSPFGTGSSLANTQSAPLFSSSFAQPLSSTPAFSSGSLFGSTNPGNLFSSSGPSLFSTPTFQPSAAAQSSNMFSFQPPIQPAVSTGGFPGFSSTTNQALIGQPTSQSSMVMQPAPISNPFGMLPAMPQMSIGNGGSSPSVQYGISSLPVAEKPLQSRALSMAVPRHLSQRRIKLLPRKYNTISDGKVPFFADDEESPTPKADAFFIPRENPRNLVIRPIEQWPSRRETDRQSTLKNATDLNKYEDYFTEPSIEELAAKERAEAGYCGSVRDFVVGRHGYGSIKFLGVTDVRCLDLESIVEFNNREVIVYKDDSKKPPVGEGLNKAAEVTLLNIKCINKKTGEQYCEGARVERYREMLVKKAEEQGAEFVSFDAAKGEWKFRVKHFSAYGLW; this is encoded by the exons ATGTTCGGCTCCACCAACC CATTCGGGCAGTCGTCCACCAACGCATTTGGCCAGACCTCGTTTGGAACTCCGCAGGGATTCGGCCAGTCTTCCACTGCTGCCAACAATCCCTTTGCCCCAAAACCGTTTGGCAGCCCGACCACTACTTTTGGGGCACAGACTGGAAGCTCACTCTTTGCAACTACATCTACCGGTGCCTTTGGCCAGCAGCAATCCACTCCCGCATTTGGTACAACATCCACTGGTGCCTTTGGCCAGCAGCAATCCACTCCCACATTTGGCACTCCATCCTCCTCTCCGTTCGGGAGCTCTACACCAGCCTTCGGTGCATCCCCCACTCCTGCCTTTGGTGCGACATCATCTG GATCTTTGTTTGGACAGAAGCCAAGTTTTGGGGGTTTTGGATCATCTCCTAGCCAGCCAAGTCCTTTTGGTAGCACGTTCCAGCAAACACAACCAACATTTGGCAGCACCACTTTTGGTGCATCAACTACGCCGGCATTTGGTACGACGACTACGCCGGCATTTGGCACCACAACTACACCGGCTTTCGGTGCCACGACTACCCCAGCATTTGGTTCAACATCAACGTCTTTATTTGGTGCTTCTAGCACCCCAGCATTTGGTTCTACTGCCTTTGGTACATCTGCTACTGGTTTTGGAACTTCAGGGACCACAGCATTTGGTGTGAATAGTACTACTCAGGGTTTTGGATCTTCAAGCACAAGCGCCTTCAGTTTTGGCTCTTCACCATCTTTTGGACAAACAACAGTTTCCTCTGGTAGCACTCCCTTTGGAGCAACTCCATCGCCTTTTGGTGCACCAGCTCCTGCATTTG GCTCACAGACAGCAGCACCAGCTTTTGGGCAACCACAATTTGCTAATCAAGCTGGAGGAACCAGAATAAAACCTTATGCTCAAACACCAGATGTTGACAGTGCTACCAGTGGTACTCAGCCTGCTGCAAAACTTGATTCCATCTCAGCGATGCCTGAATACAAAGACAAGAGTCACGAAGAATTGAGGTGGGAAGACTATCAGCGTGGAGACAAGG GTGGACCAAACCCTTCTGGAACTCCAGCAGCGGCACCTAGCTTTCCATCATCGCAACAGAATGCTTTTGCTCCAACAAGCAATCCATTTAACCCGCCTGCGACAAACACATTTTCAACAATCAATCCATTTGCTCCTAAGCCTGCTCCAACTAGTACTTCACCATTCAACACCTCATTTAACAATGCATCTTCGAGCCCATTCACATCATCCACTAGTACCACAATGTTTGGGCAAACAGGTGTTTCTACATTTCCAGCAAGTACTTCGCCATCATTATTTGGAAATACCAATACTGCTTCTGGTACATCGTCCTTATTTGGTACATCAATGACGAATAATCCAAGTCCATTCGGCACTGGCTCATCATTAGCTAACACTCAATCAGCCCCACTATTTTCCTCATCATTTGCTCAACCACTATCAAGTACACCGGCTTTCTCCTCTGGGAGCCTATTCGGTTCAACTAATCCTGGCAATCTGTTTAGCAGCAGCGGGCCTTCACTTTTTTCAACA CCAACATTTCAGCCATCTGCCGCTGCTCAATCTTCAAACATGTTCTCCTTCCAACCTCCGATTCAACCAG CAGTTTCTACAGGTGGATTCCCTGGTTTTTCCAGCACTACGAATCAGGCCTTGATTGGACAGCC AACTAGCCAGTCCAGTATGGTCATGCAGCCTGCTCCTATTTCAAATCCATTTGGGATGCTTCCAGCAATGCCTCAAATGTCTATTGGAAATGGTGGATCTTCACCATCAGTTCAATATGGGATATCAAGTTTGCCG GTTGCTGAGAAGCCTCTTCAAAGTAGAGCATTGTCCATGGCGGTTCCTAGGCATTTGTCACAGAGAAGGATAAAACTGCTGCCGAGAAAATATAATACAATATCTGATGGCAAG GTTCCATTCTTTGCTGATGATGAAGAATCTCCAACACCGAAGGCAGATGCTTTTTTCATCCCTAGAGAGAACCCAAGGAATCTGGTAATTCGTCCAATTGAGCAGTGGCCTTCGCGGAGAGAAACTGATCGGCAGTCAACTTTGAAGAATGCTACTGATTTGAATAAATATGAAG ATTACTTCACAGAGCCTAGTATAGAGGAGCTTGCAGCCAAAGAACGTGCGGAGGCAGGCTACTGCGGTTCGGTGAGGGACTTTGTTGTGGGGCGACATGGCTATGGCAGCATCAAGTTTCTGGGAGTGACGGACGTGAGGTGCCTGGATCTGGAGTCAATAGTGGAGTTCAACAACCGGGAGGTGATTGTGTACAAGGACGACAGCAAGAAGCCCCCTGTTGGTGAGGGGCTGAACAAGGCTGCGGAGGTGACTCTACTGAACATCAAGTGCATAAACAAGAAGACTGGGGAGCAGTACTGCGAGGGGGCAAGGGTGGAGAGGTACAGGGAGATGCTggtgaagaaggcggaggagcagGGCGCGGAGTTTGTGTCCTTTGACGCTGCCAAGGGAGAGTGGAAGTTCAGGGTGAAGCACTTCAGCGCCTATGGGCTTTGGTGA
- the LOC110429746 gene encoding nuclear pore complex protein NUP98A-like isoform X2 has translation MFGSTNPFGQSSTNAFGQTSFGTPQGFGQSSTAANNPFAPKPFGSPTTTFGAQTGSSLFATTSTGAFGQQQSTPAFGTTSTGAFGQQQSTPTFGTPSSSPFGSSTPAFGASPTPAFGATSSGSLFGQKPSFGGFGSSPSQPSPFGSTFQQTQPTFGSTTFGASTTPAFGTTTTPAFGTTTTPAFGATTTPAFGSTSTSLFGASSTPAFGSTAFGTSATGFGTSGTTAFGVNSTTQGFGSSSTSAFSFGSSPSFGQTTVSSGSTPFGATPSPFGAPAPAFGSQTAAPAFGQPQFANQAGGTRIKPYAQTPDVDSATSGTQPAAKLDSISAMPEYKDKSHEELRWEDYQRGDKGGPNPSGTPAAAPSFPSSQQNAFAPTSNPFNPPATNTFSTINPFAPKPAPTSTSPFNTSFNNASSSPFTSSTSTTMFGQTGVSTFPASTSPSLFGNTNTASGTSSLFGTSMTNNPSPFGTGSSLANTQSAPLFSSSFAQPLSSTPAFSSGSLFGSTNPGNLFSSSGPSLFSTPTFQPSAAAQSSNMFSFQPPIQPVSTGGFPGFSSTTNQALIGQPTSQSSMVMQPAPISNPFGMLPAMPQMSIGNGGSSPSVQYGISSLPVAEKPLQSRALSMAVPRHLSQRRIKLLPRKYNTISDGKVPFFADDEESPTPKADAFFIPRENPRNLVIRPIEQWPSRRETDRQSTLKNATDLNKYEGKSFDYSTGFHINSPQQGHQRGKSAMSPSSRTPAVENDNQHEARAMAQHGNGNITSVERLLPKLPRADYFTEPSIEELAAKERAEAGYCGSVRDFVVGRHGYGSIKFLGVTDVRCLDLESIVEFNNREVIVYKDDSKKPPVGEGLNKAAEVTLLNIKCINKKTGEQYCEGARVERYREMLVKKAEEQGAEFVSFDAAKGEWKFRVKHFSAYGLW, from the exons ATGTTCGGCTCCACCAACC CATTCGGGCAGTCGTCCACCAACGCATTTGGCCAGACCTCGTTTGGAACTCCGCAGGGATTCGGCCAGTCTTCCACTGCTGCCAACAATCCCTTTGCCCCAAAACCGTTTGGCAGCCCGACCACTACTTTTGGGGCACAGACTGGAAGCTCACTCTTTGCAACTACATCTACCGGTGCCTTTGGCCAGCAGCAATCCACTCCCGCATTTGGTACAACATCCACTGGTGCCTTTGGCCAGCAGCAATCCACTCCCACATTTGGCACTCCATCCTCCTCTCCGTTCGGGAGCTCTACACCAGCCTTCGGTGCATCCCCCACTCCTGCCTTTGGTGCGACATCATCTG GATCTTTGTTTGGACAGAAGCCAAGTTTTGGGGGTTTTGGATCATCTCCTAGCCAGCCAAGTCCTTTTGGTAGCACGTTCCAGCAAACACAACCAACATTTGGCAGCACCACTTTTGGTGCATCAACTACGCCGGCATTTGGTACGACGACTACGCCGGCATTTGGCACCACAACTACACCGGCTTTCGGTGCCACGACTACCCCAGCATTTGGTTCAACATCAACGTCTTTATTTGGTGCTTCTAGCACCCCAGCATTTGGTTCTACTGCCTTTGGTACATCTGCTACTGGTTTTGGAACTTCAGGGACCACAGCATTTGGTGTGAATAGTACTACTCAGGGTTTTGGATCTTCAAGCACAAGCGCCTTCAGTTTTGGCTCTTCACCATCTTTTGGACAAACAACAGTTTCCTCTGGTAGCACTCCCTTTGGAGCAACTCCATCGCCTTTTGGTGCACCAGCTCCTGCATTTG GCTCACAGACAGCAGCACCAGCTTTTGGGCAACCACAATTTGCTAATCAAGCTGGAGGAACCAGAATAAAACCTTATGCTCAAACACCAGATGTTGACAGTGCTACCAGTGGTACTCAGCCTGCTGCAAAACTTGATTCCATCTCAGCGATGCCTGAATACAAAGACAAGAGTCACGAAGAATTGAGGTGGGAAGACTATCAGCGTGGAGACAAGG GTGGACCAAACCCTTCTGGAACTCCAGCAGCGGCACCTAGCTTTCCATCATCGCAACAGAATGCTTTTGCTCCAACAAGCAATCCATTTAACCCGCCTGCGACAAACACATTTTCAACAATCAATCCATTTGCTCCTAAGCCTGCTCCAACTAGTACTTCACCATTCAACACCTCATTTAACAATGCATCTTCGAGCCCATTCACATCATCCACTAGTACCACAATGTTTGGGCAAACAGGTGTTTCTACATTTCCAGCAAGTACTTCGCCATCATTATTTGGAAATACCAATACTGCTTCTGGTACATCGTCCTTATTTGGTACATCAATGACGAATAATCCAAGTCCATTCGGCACTGGCTCATCATTAGCTAACACTCAATCAGCCCCACTATTTTCCTCATCATTTGCTCAACCACTATCAAGTACACCGGCTTTCTCCTCTGGGAGCCTATTCGGTTCAACTAATCCTGGCAATCTGTTTAGCAGCAGCGGGCCTTCACTTTTTTCAACA CCAACATTTCAGCCATCTGCCGCTGCTCAATCTTCAAACATGTTCTCCTTCCAACCTCCGATTCAACCAG TTTCTACAGGTGGATTCCCTGGTTTTTCCAGCACTACGAATCAGGCCTTGATTGGACAGCC AACTAGCCAGTCCAGTATGGTCATGCAGCCTGCTCCTATTTCAAATCCATTTGGGATGCTTCCAGCAATGCCTCAAATGTCTATTGGAAATGGTGGATCTTCACCATCAGTTCAATATGGGATATCAAGTTTGCCG GTTGCTGAGAAGCCTCTTCAAAGTAGAGCATTGTCCATGGCGGTTCCTAGGCATTTGTCACAGAGAAGGATAAAACTGCTGCCGAGAAAATATAATACAATATCTGATGGCAAG GTTCCATTCTTTGCTGATGATGAAGAATCTCCAACACCGAAGGCAGATGCTTTTTTCATCCCTAGAGAGAACCCAAGGAATCTGGTAATTCGTCCAATTGAGCAGTGGCCTTCGCGGAGAGAAACTGATCGGCAGTCAACTTTGAAGAATGCTACTGATTTGAATAAATATGAAGGTAAATCTTTTGATTACAGTACTGGATTTCATATAAATAGTCCCCAGCAAGGGCATCAGCGTGGTAAGTCTGCTATGTCACCAAGCAGCAGGACTCCTGCAGTGGAAAATGACAATCAGCATGAGGCCAGGGCCATGGCTCAGCATGGGAATGGCAATATTACTTCAGTTGAGAGGCTGTTGCCTAAACTTCCACGTGCAGATTACTTCACAGAGCCTAGTATAGAGGAGCTTGCAGCCAAAGAACGTGCGGAGGCAGGCTACTGCGGTTCGGTGAGGGACTTTGTTGTGGGGCGACATGGCTATGGCAGCATCAAGTTTCTGGGAGTGACGGACGTGAGGTGCCTGGATCTGGAGTCAATAGTGGAGTTCAACAACCGGGAGGTGATTGTGTACAAGGACGACAGCAAGAAGCCCCCTGTTGGTGAGGGGCTGAACAAGGCTGCGGAGGTGACTCTACTGAACATCAAGTGCATAAACAAGAAGACTGGGGAGCAGTACTGCGAGGGGGCAAGGGTGGAGAGGTACAGGGAGATGCTggtgaagaaggcggaggagcagGGCGCGGAGTTTGTGTCCTTTGACGCTGCCAAGGGAGAGTGGAAGTTCAGGGTGAAGCACTTCAGCGCCTATGGGCTTTGGTGA